Part of the Vicinamibacterales bacterium genome is shown below.
CGGGGACCACCGACGCCCAGGTGACGCTGTTCACCTACGACACGATTCTCATCGGCGGCACGGCCGTCCTCGCACACCGGCGCGAGTGGCCGTTCGTGAATCTCGTCAGCTATCTCTCCACGCTGCTGACGGTCGCCGCCTGGGCCGACCGCTTCTACGCGCCGTCAGCCTACCTGCGCACCGAGCTGTACCTGACGCTCTACTGCGCGATGTTCCTCTACATCGCGCGCGAGTGCCGGCGCACGGCGGGGGCGGCCGGGCAGCTCGTCTGGATGATGCTCGCCACCGCTCCCGTGGCCTACTACCTCGCGTCGCTGGCGATCCTGACCGATCACCAGAGCGCGCTCCTCGTGTGGCTCGTCATGCTCATGCTTGCCGGCGCCGTCGCGGCCTCGCGGATCGGCGCCGGCGTGGGACTCGGCGTCTGGGCATCGGTCGCCGGGCCGCTGCTCGTGTGGTGCAGCACCGTCGCCGCCCAGGGCAGCCGACGCGAAGGCCTCGTCGCGATCGTCGCGGTCTACGTGATCGCGCTGCTCGCCGTGTTGGAACGCACGGTCTGGCGCGACGAGCCGCGCGAGCCCGGGGCCGCCGACATCGCCTGGCTGCACGTCAATCCGCTCGGGCTCTACGCGGCCGCCTATCTGCTGCTCTACCGGCTCAGCGTGGCGACGACCGGCCATGTCGCGGTGGGATTCGCCGTGTGGAACGCCGCGATCGCGGCCGCGCTGTGGACGCGCCGTCCCATGCTTGCCGTGAATTTCCTGTCGGTGGCGCTGACGCTGGCCGCCATCGCCACCGCGCTACTGCTCGACGGCGCGGCCGTCACGGCCGGATGGGCGGTAGAAGGTGCGCTGGTGATCGTTCTTGCGATCCGTCAGGATCTCTCGTGGATGCGCGTCGCCGGCGTCGCGCTGTTTGGTGTCGCGGTCGCGCAGACCATCGCGCTGCTGGCGTCGGCGCCGCCGACAAGCCAGGTGGTGCTGCTGAACCCGCGAGCCGCGTGCGCGGCGCTGGTGATCGCACTGTCGTACCTGCTGGCCTGGTTCGTCCGTCGGGCCGGCGGAGCCGCGTCACGCGCCTTCGGGATCGGCACCGCGCTTCTGACCGCGCAGCTCGTGACCTTGGTGGCGCTGACGAGCGAGATCGATGCCTACTGGGCGATCCGCGATGGCCGCGTCGAGCGCCAGCTGATGCTGTCGGTGACGTGGGCCCTCTATGGCACCACCCTGGTCATCGTCGGTCTGGTGCGCCGTTACCCGCCGATTCGTTATTTCGCGATCGGGGTCCTCGGTCTCACGATCGCGAAGGTCTTCTTCGTCGACATGGCCGAGCTCGACCGCATCTACCGGGTCGGCAGCATCATCGCGCTCGGGGTGCTCTTGCTCGTCACGTCATTCGTCTACACACGCTGGAGCACACCTATTGACGACCGTAATGGTCGGGTATAGACTCCTCTATGCGACCCCTGTGGTCGAATCTTATAAGTGCTTGTCGCGACAGGTCTTACATCGTGAAGTCCCGAGTCGTTTCGCTGTTGCTCGCCGCCGGCGTCGCCGCCGTCGCCGCCATTCTCATCCTGCAGGTCCTGAGGGCCGGCGGGCTTCCTGATCCGCTGGTACACCGCGACTTCGGCGCCCGGATTCTCGACATCGCGGTGCTGGTCTTCCGTGAGGGGCTCGAGTGCATTCTGGTGCTCGCCGCCGTCACCGCCAACCTGGTCGGGACCCGCCAGACCTACCAGCGGCCGGTCGCGGCCGGCGCGGCTGCCGCGCTCGCGGCCACGGTCATCACCTGGTTCGTCGCCATCGGCATCGTTGCAAGTCTGGCCGACAGCGTTTCAGCGCTCCACCTGCAGGCGATCACCGGGCTGCTCGCGATCGTCGTGCTGCTCGTGGTGATGAACTGGTTCTTCCACAAGGTGTATTGGACTGGCTGGATCTCGATGCACAGCCGGCGCCGCACGCAGCTGCTGCAGGATACGGCCCCCTCGCGCGTGTGGTGGGGCCTCGGCGCGCTCGGATTCACCTCGGTGTACCGCGAAGGCTTCGAGGTCGTGCTGTTCCTTCAGAGCTACCGGCTCCGCCTTGGCAGCACTCCCGTGATCTACGGCGTCGCCGCCGGCCTGGCGCTCACGTCCGTCGTCGGCGCGCTGACGTTCGTCGCGCACCGCCGGCTGCCGTACCGTCGGATGCTCGTGGTCACGGGCGTGATGCTCGGACTCGTCATGCTGGTGATGGTGGGCGAGCAGGCGCAGGAGATGCAGCTCGCCAACTGGCTGCCGACCACGCCGATTTCCACGCTCACCCGCGTGATCCCCGACTGGATGGGGCTCTGGTTCGCGGTCTTTCCGACGGCGGAAACGCTCGCTGCGCAAGCACTTGCGGCGGCGCTGGTCGTCGGGTCATACTTCATGGCACGTGAGCATTCCGGTACCCCGGTCGCGAGCTGAACTCTCCATTCTTGCCGCGCTAGTCGCGGCGTGGCTGCTCGCGCCCTCACCCAGCCTGGCGAGCGCCGCCGGCCGCATCGAAGGCCGGGTGACTATCTCGGTTCCGGTGAGCGCCGCGCCGCCGTCGGCTGCCTACGGATCGCGCAGACTCGCCCCCGCCCCCGCGCCCCAGTCGGAAGTCACCAACGTCATCGTCTTCGTGAAAGACGCACCGGCGCCGGCGTCGGTCGCGCCGATGCGGGCGTCGATCGCCCAGGAGAACGAGACCTTCGTGCCGCACGTCGTCGCGATCACCTCGGGATCGACGGTCGAGTTTCCCAACGGCGATCCGTTCTTCCACGACGTGTTCTCGTTGTCGCGCGGCGGCTCGTTCGATCTCGGTTCGTATCCGAAGGGACGCAGCAAGTCGGAGCGATTCCCGCGGCCCGGCCTGATCAAGGTGTACTGCCACCTGCACTCGCACATGACGGCGAGCATCATGGTGTTCGATCATCCGTACTTCGCCGTGCCGGCGGCAGACGGCTCCTTCACGATCGACGACGTCCCGTCCGGCACGTTCACGGTGACGGCCTGGCACGAGCGTATCGGCGACAACAGCCAGCGGGTCACGGTCGAAGCCGGACACGCCGCGGCGCTGCAGTTCGCGCTGCCGATCACGAGCAAGTGATGAGCGCACGAACCCCGCCGCGCTTCGTCGTCCGGACGATGATCGCGACGTTTTCGACGGTCGGGCTGATCCTCGCCGCCGTCTTCCTCGTCGTCACGGTGATCGTCCGGGATCGGGTGCGCAACACCGTCGTCGCGCATCTCTCCAACGAACAGACGATGCTGGCGACGCTCGAGGCGCGCCGCGCCAGCGAGATGCAGGCGCAGGCCGAGACGCTGGCCGAATCGCCGACGGTCAAGGCGGCGATGGACACCTATCAGGCCGAGATGTCCACGTCCGACGGCGAGCGGCGGCGCGATCTGTTCAGCACGGTGCAGCGCGAGGTCGACGAGCTGGCGAGCCGACTGCGGCCGGACATCCTCGCGGTCGCGATGGCCAACGGAACCGTAGTGGCCACCGGCGGCCGGCGCCACGCCGAGTGGCCGCGCGCCTTTGCCGGCGGCGTCTTGCCCTCCGGCGAGTTCGTGGTGCTGCCGACCGGCGTCTTCCGTGTCGCCGCCGCGCCGCTGACCTTCGGCCCGACGGTCGTCGGCTACCTGCAGCTCGGATCGGCGCTCGACGCCGAGTACGCGGCCCAGCTGACCGCGTTGTCGGGCGCGAGCGCGATCATCACCGCCGGCGACGCGGTGGTCGCCGGGACGCTGCCGCCCGGCGCGACGCGCGCCTTGACGCCTGCGGTGCTCACGACGCTGCCCTCGGTCGACACCGTCGAGCTGCGCGGCGAACAGTTCGCGGTGCGCAAGCTGCTGCAGTACGGCGCCGTCTCGGTCTACGTGCTGGAGTCGATCGACAGCTCGGCGCACCCGATCCTCTCCGACACCCTGGGCGCGCTGGCGCTCATCGCGCTCGTCGCGCTCGCCCTCGCCGGCCTGGCCAGCATGGCGCTGGCGCGCTCGGTAGCGCGGCCGATCCACACCCTCACCGCCTCGCTCACGCACCTCGCCGGATCGGGCGGCCTCTACGCGCCGGTGGCGAGGACGGGCTCGAGCCTCGAAGTGGACACGCTGACCGACACCTTCAACAATCTGATGGCGACGCTCACCGCGGCCGAAGCGGAGACGCGCAGCACCTACGTCGGCGCGATCCGCGCACTGGCGCTCGCGCTCGACGCGCGCGATCCCTACACGGCCGGCCATTCCGAGCGCGTCAGCGCCATTTCAGCCGCGGTTGGCGAGCATCTCGGCCTCGCCGAGGACGACCTCGACGTCCTCCGCCTTGGTGCGCTGCTGCACGACATCGGCAAGATCGGCATCAGCGACGACGTGCTGCGCAAGCCCGGCCCGTTGACCGACGAGGAGTTCGAGGCGATCAAGGAGCATCCGACGACCGGGGCGCGGATCCTCCGCAGCGTCGCCTTCCTGGCGCCGCACCTGCCGATCGTCGAACTCCATCACGAGCGTCCCGACGGCAGGGGCTACCCGCACGGGCTCGTCGTCGACGAGATTCCGATGCTCCCGCGGATCGTCCACGTGGTCGACGCGTTCGACGCGAT
Proteins encoded:
- a CDS encoding HD-GYP domain-containing protein: MSARTPPRFVVRTMIATFSTVGLILAAVFLVVTVIVRDRVRNTVVAHLSNEQTMLATLEARRASEMQAQAETLAESPTVKAAMDTYQAEMSTSDGERRRDLFSTVQREVDELASRLRPDILAVAMANGTVVATGGRRHAEWPRAFAGGVLPSGEFVVLPTGVFRVAAAPLTFGPTVVGYLQLGSALDAEYAAQLTALSGASAIITAGDAVVAGTLPPGATRALTPAVLTTLPSVDTVELRGEQFAVRKLLQYGAVSVYVLESIDSSAHPILSDTLGALALIALVALALAGLASMALARSVARPIHTLTASLTHLAGSGGLYAPVARTGSSLEVDTLTDTFNNLMATLTAAEAETRSTYVGAIRALALALDARDPYTAGHSERVSAISAAVGEHLGLAEDDLDVLRLGALLHDIGKIGISDDVLRKPGPLTDEEFEAIKEHPTTGARILRSVAFLAPHLPIVELHHERPDGRGYPHGLVVDEIPMLPRIVHVVDAFDAMTSARAYRPALGAAEALKELWRCAGTQFDAEVVQALAATLPTFRLEDHRFDAAAARAGRKGGVIAFNG
- a CDS encoding FTR1 family protein, which produces MKSRVVSLLLAAGVAAVAAILILQVLRAGGLPDPLVHRDFGARILDIAVLVFREGLECILVLAAVTANLVGTRQTYQRPVAAGAAAALAATVITWFVAIGIVASLADSVSALHLQAITGLLAIVVLLVVMNWFFHKVYWTGWISMHSRRRTQLLQDTAPSRVWWGLGALGFTSVYREGFEVVLFLQSYRLRLGSTPVIYGVAAGLALTSVVGALTFVAHRRLPYRRMLVVTGVMLGLVMLVMVGEQAQEMQLANWLPTTPISTLTRVIPDWMGLWFAVFPTAETLAAQALAAALVVGSYFMAREHSGTPVAS
- a CDS encoding DUF2339 domain-containing protein — its product is MAPSPASSLETRIGSRWLLYIGVIAIVVGAAYFEKLAIDYGWIGEGARVLQGAVFGAALIAGGLQFARRGYAAYGQVMAGGGGAILYLSTYAAFTLYSLIGRPAAFILMVAITAVIGWLADRQRSQGLALFAVGGGFATPFLLPGTTDAQVTLFTYDTILIGGTAVLAHRREWPFVNLVSYLSTLLTVAAWADRFYAPSAYLRTELYLTLYCAMFLYIARECRRTAGAAGQLVWMMLATAPVAYYLASLAILTDHQSALLVWLVMLMLAGAVAASRIGAGVGLGVWASVAGPLLVWCSTVAAQGSRREGLVAIVAVYVIALLAVLERTVWRDEPREPGAADIAWLHVNPLGLYAAAYLLLYRLSVATTGHVAVGFAVWNAAIAAALWTRRPMLAVNFLSVALTLAAIATALLLDGAAVTAGWAVEGALVIVLAIRQDLSWMRVAGVALFGVAVAQTIALLASAPPTSQVVLLNPRAACAALVIALSYLLAWFVRRAGGAASRAFGIGTALLTAQLVTLVALTSEIDAYWAIRDGRVERQLMLSVTWALYGTTLVIVGLVRRYPPIRYFAIGVLGLTIAKVFFVDMAELDRIYRVGSIIALGVLLLVTSFVYTRWSTPIDDRNGRV